A window from Aerococcus sp. Group 1 encodes these proteins:
- a CDS encoding DUF5058 family protein — translation MNEEVHYLEIANSSIVFILCAIVILIVSVQAILFIKNAYNRGLELGMTKKTLKRAMTNSAMLSVVPSLPIIVMMLALSVPLGKYFPWLRLSIVGSAGYEGMAANIAAQSQGLTDISDPNLTAEVFIIIMFVMTIGIIWGILFNILFMGKLDQVSQKAKEESHNTNIVALVSGALFTAMLITLSTPYVFNTKNISSLVAFLAAGLTTLIIDFLAKRFGWTSLKDYSLPVALIVGMGAVILQAQIF, via the coding sequence ATGAACGAAGAAGTTCACTACTTAGAAATTGCTAACAGCTCGATCGTTTTCATCTTGTGTGCCATTGTCATTTTAATTGTGAGCGTTCAAGCGATCTTGTTTATCAAGAATGCCTATAACCGAGGTCTGGAATTGGGAATGACCAAAAAAACTTTAAAAAGAGCAATGACCAATAGTGCCATGCTGTCTGTAGTTCCTTCCCTGCCTATTATCGTGATGATGCTAGCCTTATCTGTACCTTTAGGAAAATACTTCCCTTGGCTTCGCCTATCGATTGTTGGTTCAGCTGGCTATGAGGGAATGGCGGCTAATATTGCTGCCCAAAGTCAAGGACTTACCGATATTTCAGATCCTAACCTGACAGCAGAAGTCTTCATTATTATTATGTTTGTGATGACTATTGGGATCATATGGGGGATACTATTTAACATCCTCTTTATGGGTAAGCTAGACCAAGTCTCCCAAAAAGCTAAGGAAGAAAGCCATAATACGAACATAGTCGCTTTAGTATCAGGCGCTTTATTTACGGCAATGTTGATTACCTTATCGACACCTTATGTATTTAATACGAAAAATATCTCATCCCTAGTTGCTTTCTTGGCCGCCGGACTGACGACTTTAATCATCGATTTCTTAGCTAAGCGTTTTGGCTGGACTAGCCTAAAAGATTATTCCCTCCCCGTTGCTTTAATAGTAGGGATGGGGGCCGTCATCCTGCAAGCACAAATATTTTAA